In Corynebacterium endometrii, one DNA window encodes the following:
- a CDS encoding TerC family protein, with translation MSVPIWIWVVTIVVILGFFVFDFYSHVRTPHEPTMKESGFWTAFYVALALIFGVFVWFLWDHEHAAQYYTGYVTEKALSVDNLFVFALIMGSFKIPRKYQQKVLLIGIVIALVCRFVFILLGAAVIAAWSDIFYIFAIFLLWTAIKLIWDEANDTPETDPNDMVVIKALRKFVPVTSRYYGDKLTHRETEGKHKGRRHLTPLFVALVAIGLIDVMFAFDSIPAIYGITAEPYLVFTTNAFSLMGLRQMYFLLDGLLDRLVYLPYGLGFILFFIGVKLLLHALHENNLGFINGGEDVSVPEIPTLLSLGVIVGTLVITVLASIWKNKRDEAQGGIRVSDQHFDWDDEGNKIVVDRKGNYVGLASEVDMDEFHANEAGGAGYGSQGHKAN, from the coding sequence ATGAGCGTTCCTATTTGGATCTGGGTTGTGACGATAGTCGTCATCCTGGGCTTCTTTGTTTTTGATTTCTACTCCCACGTGCGTACCCCGCACGAGCCAACCATGAAGGAGTCCGGTTTCTGGACCGCCTTCTACGTTGCGCTAGCGCTTATCTTCGGCGTGTTCGTGTGGTTCCTATGGGACCATGAGCACGCGGCGCAGTACTACACGGGCTACGTGACGGAAAAGGCGCTAAGCGTTGATAACCTGTTTGTCTTCGCGCTCATCATGGGCTCCTTCAAGATTCCGCGCAAGTACCAGCAGAAGGTCTTGCTCATCGGCATCGTTATCGCCCTGGTGTGCCGCTTCGTGTTTATCCTCCTTGGCGCGGCCGTAATCGCCGCGTGGTCGGATATCTTCTACATCTTCGCGATCTTCCTGCTGTGGACGGCGATCAAGCTCATCTGGGATGAGGCCAATGACACACCGGAGACCGATCCGAACGATATGGTCGTCATCAAGGCCCTGCGCAAGTTCGTGCCCGTTACGTCCCGCTATTACGGCGATAAACTGACCCACCGCGAGACCGAGGGCAAGCACAAGGGCCGCCGCCACCTGACCCCGCTTTTTGTGGCGCTGGTAGCTATTGGCCTTATCGACGTGATGTTCGCGTTTGACTCCATCCCGGCCATCTACGGCATCACCGCAGAGCCTTACCTGGTGTTCACCACGAACGCATTCTCACTGATGGGTCTGCGCCAAATGTACTTCCTGCTTGATGGCCTGCTAGACCGCCTGGTTTATCTGCCATACGGCCTTGGATTCATTCTCTTCTTCATTGGCGTCAAGCTGCTGCTTCATGCCCTGCACGAAAACAACTTGGGCTTCATTAACGGTGGCGAGGATGTCAGCGTCCCAGAGATTCCTACCCTGCTTTCCTTGGGCGTTATTGTGGGCACCTTGGTTATCACGGTCCTCGCGTCCATCTGGAAGAATAAGAGGGATGAGGCCCAGGGCGGCATCCGGGTATCCGACCAGCACTTCGACTGGGACGATGAAGGAAACAAGATTGTCGTTGACCGCAAGGGCAACTATGTTGGATTGGCCAGCGAGGTTGACATGGATGAATTCCATGCCAATGAGGCCGGCGGCGCTGG
- a CDS encoding DNA translocase FtsK 4TM domain-containing protein → MATSSRRSTQRAAETSHERTGSAFRAVGRGVGAAFGATARGLGGLTRGVGESLSSLRPVRGDEDLYDETDLFDGLEDDHADETDNAREPVEISEKKASATRKRSGGATRKRSNPSPLAEEMEEQDRREAEAARDEGRIAIGNPDTVGLVLLGLAAVLGASVWLNVAGPVGAGIAQVVHLIIGAGALVLPVALVALALVLMLGISGPEGGIKPRVMLGTVLIIVSMLGLIHVFAGDPADWAGRMTAGGAVGAWTGGLLAKGFSGFVAVPLLVLVIVYGALKVTGITTREAWEYLTAVISNALRPEAADGTVEDEGDDLYDHVDSDIDDIAEGRARRERERPAPARAVRAPKPRRQRTPLEAYPIDDEVAEDERAATQDRQAAVGNRALAREIDDTDQFPVVDDSAPDEDPAHTQVIPAPRPANKPAKARRSAGTTGAAAGTTGAASQAGASAAAGSPGATGDVIKDSREAMRQAIIARSGVDPSSGKPADGQARAEAEPAPAQQGPISSRNSDYDLPSTELLTAGAPTKARTEVNDRIIEAITDVFEEFKVDAHVTGFSRGPTVTRYEIELGPGVKVSKITNLQSNLAYAVATENVRLLTPIPGKSAVGIEVPNPDREMVRLRDVLDAPSTRADKDPMLIGLGKDIEGEFISASVQKMPHLLVAGATGSGKSAFVNSMLVSLLTRATPEDVRLILVDPKMVELTPYEGIPHLITPIITQPKKAAAALQWLVEEMEQRYMDMKSARVRHIKDFNAKVRSGEIQAPAGSQREMRPYPFIVCVVDELADLMMTAPKEIEDSIVRITQKARAAGIHLVLATQRPSVDVVTGLIKTNVPSRLAFATSSLTDSRVILDQAGAEKLIGMGDALFIPQGGKPVRMQGAFVGDEEVQAVVEAAKDQGAPNYTEGVTEDKAADAKKDIDEEIGKDMDDLLEAVELVVTSQLGSTSMLQRKLRIGFAKAGRLMDLMESRGVVGPSEGSKAREVLVKPEELETIIWMIKGADPAEAPKEVQAEMSASDTDGSTGQAGAPSQPDAAGGGETKTVQATYNPSTGAF, encoded by the coding sequence ATGGCTACATCCTCCCGGCGTTCTACTCAGCGCGCTGCGGAAACGTCGCATGAACGCACAGGAAGTGCGTTTCGTGCCGTCGGGCGCGGTGTGGGTGCGGCGTTCGGCGCCACGGCCAGGGGGCTGGGCGGTCTGACCCGCGGCGTGGGCGAGAGCCTGAGCAGCCTGCGCCCGGTTCGGGGAGATGAGGATTTATACGATGAGACAGACCTGTTTGATGGCTTGGAAGATGACCACGCTGACGAAACCGATAATGCAAGGGAGCCGGTAGAAATTTCTGAGAAGAAGGCCAGTGCGACTCGCAAGAGGAGTGGTGGCGCAACCCGCAAACGTTCCAATCCCTCGCCGTTGGCCGAGGAGATGGAAGAACAGGACCGCCGCGAAGCAGAGGCAGCACGGGACGAGGGGCGTATTGCCATAGGTAACCCAGACACGGTGGGCCTAGTCCTCCTTGGGCTAGCGGCCGTTCTTGGCGCTTCCGTATGGCTCAACGTCGCCGGACCGGTGGGTGCCGGAATTGCGCAGGTAGTACACCTAATTATCGGCGCCGGCGCACTCGTCCTGCCGGTAGCGCTTGTGGCCCTCGCCCTCGTTCTCATGCTGGGCATCTCAGGCCCCGAGGGCGGTATTAAACCGCGGGTGATGCTAGGCACGGTGCTGATAATCGTGTCCATGCTCGGCCTGATTCACGTCTTTGCGGGGGATCCTGCGGACTGGGCCGGTCGCATGACCGCAGGCGGCGCTGTGGGCGCGTGGACCGGCGGCCTGCTGGCTAAGGGATTTTCAGGGTTCGTTGCCGTACCCCTGCTAGTTTTGGTCATTGTTTACGGTGCGCTGAAGGTCACGGGTATTACCACCCGGGAGGCGTGGGAGTACCTGACAGCGGTAATTTCAAACGCGCTGCGGCCCGAGGCCGCAGATGGGACGGTCGAAGATGAGGGTGATGACCTTTATGACCACGTAGATTCGGACATCGATGATATCGCCGAAGGCCGCGCTCGGCGCGAGCGTGAGCGCCCGGCACCCGCACGCGCTGTGCGTGCCCCTAAACCTCGTCGCCAGCGCACGCCGCTCGAGGCGTACCCGATTGACGATGAGGTTGCTGAGGATGAACGCGCCGCTACCCAAGACCGCCAGGCGGCGGTGGGCAATCGTGCGCTGGCCCGGGAGATCGATGACACGGATCAGTTCCCGGTAGTCGATGATTCCGCCCCCGATGAGGATCCGGCACACACCCAGGTGATTCCGGCGCCACGACCTGCCAATAAACCTGCTAAGGCCCGCCGCAGCGCGGGCACAACCGGAGCGGCGGCTGGTACCACCGGTGCGGCCTCCCAGGCGGGCGCCTCTGCGGCTGCGGGTTCCCCTGGTGCTACCGGAGACGTGATCAAGGATTCCCGCGAGGCTATGCGCCAGGCAATCATCGCCCGCTCGGGCGTGGATCCGTCCTCGGGCAAGCCGGCCGATGGCCAGGCCCGCGCCGAGGCCGAGCCTGCCCCAGCGCAGCAGGGACCCATCTCGTCCAGAAACAGCGACTATGATCTGCCCTCCACCGAGCTGTTGACTGCCGGCGCCCCTACGAAGGCGCGCACCGAGGTCAATGACCGGATCATTGAGGCAATTACGGATGTGTTCGAGGAGTTCAAGGTCGACGCGCACGTCACCGGTTTCAGCCGCGGGCCAACAGTAACGCGCTATGAAATTGAGTTGGGGCCGGGCGTGAAGGTGTCCAAGATTACCAACCTTCAGTCCAACTTGGCCTACGCGGTGGCAACGGAAAACGTGCGCCTTCTGACCCCGATTCCCGGCAAGTCCGCGGTGGGCATCGAGGTCCCCAACCCGGACCGCGAGATGGTCCGTTTGAGGGACGTGCTCGACGCGCCAAGCACCAGGGCGGATAAAGACCCCATGCTTATCGGCTTGGGCAAAGACATCGAGGGTGAGTTCATCTCCGCCTCGGTCCAGAAGATGCCGCACCTGCTCGTTGCCGGCGCCACCGGTTCCGGTAAGTCGGCGTTTGTGAACTCTATGTTGGTGTCCCTGCTTACGCGTGCAACCCCCGAGGACGTGCGCCTTATCCTGGTGGACCCGAAGATGGTGGAACTTACGCCGTATGAGGGTATCCCTCACCTCATCACGCCAATCATTACGCAACCAAAGAAGGCTGCCGCGGCATTGCAGTGGTTGGTCGAGGAGATGGAGCAGCGCTACATGGATATGAAGTCTGCGCGCGTGCGCCATATCAAGGACTTCAACGCCAAGGTCCGTTCCGGAGAAATCCAGGCGCCGGCGGGATCTCAGCGTGAGATGCGTCCGTACCCATTCATCGTCTGCGTCGTGGACGAGCTCGCTGACCTGATGATGACCGCGCCAAAGGAAATCGAGGATTCCATTGTGCGCATCACCCAGAAGGCGCGTGCGGCGGGCATTCACCTAGTGCTTGCCACCCAGCGCCCATCCGTGGACGTGGTAACCGGCCTGATCAAGACTAACGTCCCATCACGCCTTGCATTCGCCACGTCTTCGCTCACCGACTCCCGAGTGATCCTGGACCAGGCGGGTGCCGAAAAGCTCATCGGCATGGGTGATGCGCTCTTTATCCCGCAGGGCGGAAAGCCGGTACGCATGCAGGGCGCGTTCGTGGGGGATGAGGAGGTCCAGGCCGTGGTTGAGGCGGCCAAGGACCAAGGTGCGCCTAACTACACCGAGGGTGTGACTGAAGATAAGGCCGCCGACGCCAAGAAGGATATCGATGAGGAAATCGGAAAGGACATGGATGACCTCTTAGAGGCGGTGGAGCTCGTGGTGACCTCCCAGCTGGGTTCAACCTCCATGCTCCAGCGCAAGCTGCGCATTGGTTTTGCTAAAGCCGGCCGCCTGATGGATCTCATGGAATCACGAGGCGTGGTGGGTCCTTCCGAGGGCTCCAAGGCCCGCGAGGTTCTTGTTAAACCGGAGGAGTTGGAGACCATCATCTGGATGATCAAGGGCGCTGATCCGGCCGAGGCCCCGAAAGAGGTGCAGGCCGAGATGAGCGCGTCCGACACAGATGGCTCGACGGGCCAGGCCGGAGCCCCCTCTCAGCCCGACGCCGCCGGCGGCGGCGAAACCAAGACCGTGCAGGCCACCTACAACCCTTCCACGGGGGCCTTCTAG
- a CDS encoding TIGR03085 family metal-binding protein encodes MTFSQTERERLAALLKELGPDAPTLCEGWTTKDMAVHLWVRENRPDATAGMFIPALEGHLNKVSDKVATKGYEELVREWGSGPGKFSPIRLIEAQANLAENFIHHEDVRRANGRTDERDFSAAIEKKLHGVLKMMAPRMLGKSGCPVVLFPRGLSRVVCADKHGVAEDGQDVVRVHGSVGELLLWVYGRDEVHVTIEGPADKAVRSGV; translated from the coding sequence ATGACTTTTTCACAAACTGAACGCGAACGCCTTGCCGCTCTGCTTAAGGAACTGGGCCCGGATGCTCCCACCCTGTGCGAGGGATGGACTACCAAGGATATGGCCGTACACCTCTGGGTCAGGGAAAACCGCCCGGATGCTACGGCCGGAATGTTCATCCCGGCGCTGGAGGGACACCTCAATAAGGTGTCCGATAAAGTCGCCACCAAGGGATATGAGGAGCTGGTTCGCGAGTGGGGGAGTGGACCGGGCAAATTCAGCCCAATCCGCCTCATCGAGGCCCAGGCTAACCTGGCGGAAAACTTTATTCACCACGAGGACGTCCGCCGGGCTAACGGACGCACGGATGAACGTGACTTCTCCGCGGCGATTGAAAAGAAGCTCCACGGCGTGCTCAAGATGATGGCCCCACGCATGCTGGGCAAGTCCGGTTGTCCCGTCGTGCTTTTCCCCCGCGGTCTGTCCCGAGTGGTGTGTGCCGATAAACACGGCGTAGCGGAAGACGGCCAGGACGTGGTGCGCGTGCATGGCAGCGTCGGGGAGCTGCTGCTTTGGGTCTATGGGCGCGACGAGGTCCACGTGACCATTGAGGGACCCGCGGACAAGGCGGTGCGCTCCGGCGTGTAG
- a CDS encoding ribonuclease J: protein MTETRNRSRKVTRKAGPPAETTDTASNEAASPVFQAPTADASASGGNGQGGNSKTAANNDNNENSGQNDKKSGNGNRRSNRSRGSRGGRNNNGGGNNNNGSNGQNGKGGGNNRGNRNNGNNRGRRNVPKSMQGADLTKRLPEPPKQAKDSLRIYALGGISEIGRNMTVFEYDGKLLIIDCGVLFPSSGEPGVDLILPDFGPIENKIDKVEALVVTHAHEDHIGAIPWLLKLRPDIPIVASRFTIALIAAKCKEHRQRPKFIEVNEKSDVKYGPFRCRFWAVNHSVPDALGIMLNTPAGSVVHTGDIKLDQTPLDNRPTDLPALSRYGDEGVDLMLCDSTNANIPGVSASEGDIPATFKRLVAGAKQRVIIASFASNVYRVQAAIDAAVAAGRKVAFNGRSMIRNMEIAEKMGFLKVPRGTIVSIDDASKMAPHKVVLITTGTQGEPMAALSRMARREHRQITVRDGDLIVFSSSLIPGNEEAVFGVMNMLSQIGAEVITNKEAKVHSSGHGYGGELLFLYNAARPKNAMPVHGEWRHLRANKELAISTGVDRDRVVLAQNGVVVDLAKGRANVVGQIQVGNLYVDGVSMGNVDADTLTDRTNLGAGGVVSITCVIDNRTARLLEHPTVATTGFSEDDRNVVPEIAELVENTMNDLAAEGENDTYRMVQKLRRKVGKLMSSKYKREPVILPTIVPTSGDGSYIDDDEVRASRESL, encoded by the coding sequence ATGACTGAAACCCGTAACCGCTCCCGGAAGGTGACCCGCAAGGCGGGCCCTCCGGCAGAGACCACCGATACCGCCTCTAACGAGGCGGCTTCGCCTGTTTTCCAGGCTCCAACCGCAGACGCCTCTGCGTCCGGTGGTAACGGTCAAGGCGGCAACAGCAAAACTGCCGCCAACAATGACAACAATGAGAACTCGGGCCAGAATGACAAGAAATCTGGCAATGGAAACCGTCGTTCCAATCGATCCCGCGGCTCCCGCGGCGGCCGCAACAATAACGGCGGCGGCAACAACAACAACGGGAGCAACGGCCAGAACGGAAAGGGCGGCGGCAACAACCGCGGTAACCGCAACAACGGTAATAACCGCGGCCGCCGCAACGTTCCGAAGTCCATGCAGGGCGCGGATCTGACCAAGCGCCTTCCGGAACCACCGAAGCAGGCCAAGGATTCCCTGCGCATTTACGCGCTGGGCGGCATTTCGGAGATCGGCCGCAACATGACGGTCTTCGAGTATGACGGCAAGCTGCTGATAATCGACTGTGGTGTTCTGTTCCCGTCTTCCGGCGAACCTGGCGTTGACCTCATCCTCCCGGATTTCGGCCCGATCGAAAACAAGATTGACAAGGTAGAGGCGCTGGTGGTTACCCACGCCCACGAGGATCACATCGGCGCTATCCCATGGCTGCTTAAGCTGCGCCCGGACATCCCCATCGTGGCATCCCGCTTCACCATCGCTCTAATCGCGGCAAAGTGTAAGGAGCACCGTCAGCGCCCTAAGTTCATCGAGGTCAACGAGAAGTCCGATGTGAAGTACGGTCCTTTCCGTTGCCGCTTCTGGGCCGTAAACCACTCCGTCCCGGACGCGCTTGGCATCATGCTGAACACCCCGGCGGGCTCTGTCGTCCACACCGGTGACATCAAGCTAGACCAGACCCCACTGGATAATCGTCCAACCGATCTTCCAGCCCTGTCGCGGTATGGCGATGAGGGCGTGGACCTGATGCTGTGTGATTCCACCAATGCGAATATTCCGGGCGTGTCCGCCTCTGAAGGAGACATTCCGGCTACATTCAAGCGATTGGTCGCAGGGGCCAAGCAGCGGGTTATCATCGCTTCCTTCGCCTCCAACGTTTACCGCGTGCAGGCCGCTATTGACGCCGCGGTGGCCGCCGGCCGCAAGGTTGCGTTCAACGGCCGCTCCATGATCCGCAACATGGAGATCGCTGAGAAGATGGGCTTTTTGAAGGTGCCTCGCGGCACCATCGTCTCCATCGATGACGCCTCCAAGATGGCTCCACACAAGGTGGTGCTCATCACCACGGGCACCCAGGGTGAGCCGATGGCGGCGCTGTCCCGCATGGCGCGGCGCGAGCATCGCCAAATCACCGTGCGCGACGGTGACCTGATCGTCTTCTCTTCCTCACTGATTCCGGGTAACGAGGAAGCGGTATTCGGCGTGATGAACATGCTGTCCCAGATCGGTGCGGAAGTTATCACCAACAAGGAGGCTAAGGTCCACTCCTCGGGCCATGGCTACGGTGGCGAGCTGCTCTTCCTGTACAACGCGGCTCGTCCAAAGAATGCCATGCCTGTTCACGGCGAGTGGCGCCACCTGCGGGCCAACAAGGAACTGGCTATTTCCACCGGCGTTGACCGCGACCGCGTGGTCCTGGCCCAAAATGGCGTGGTCGTGGATCTCGCAAAGGGCCGCGCGAACGTGGTGGGTCAGATCCAGGTGGGTAACCTGTACGTGGACGGCGTGTCCATGGGCAATGTTGATGCTGACACCCTGACGGACCGCACCAACCTCGGCGCCGGCGGCGTGGTATCTATCACCTGCGTGATTGATAACCGGACCGCCCGATTGCTGGAGCACCCAACCGTGGCCACCACCGGTTTCTCCGAGGATGACCGCAACGTTGTCCCAGAGATCGCCGAATTGGTCGAAAACACTATGAACGACCTGGCCGCCGAGGGTGAGAATGACACCTACCGCATGGTTCAGAAGCTGCGCCGCAAGGTGGGCAAGCTGATGAGCTCCAAGTACAAGCGAGAGCCGGTTATCCTGCCTACCATCGTTCCAACCTCCGGTGACGGAAGCTACATCGATGATGATGAGGTTCGGGCCTCCCGCGAGTCCCTCTAA
- the dapA gene encoding 4-hydroxy-tetrahydrodipicolinate synthase: protein MSTGMTAKTGVETFGRVGVAMVTPFDHDGELDVETGVRLAVHLVDNGIDNLVLAGTTGESPTTTVAEKLELLKAVKAEVGDRAKICAGAGTNNTAASVELARQSAEAGADSLLVVTPYYSKPSQAGVYAHFEAIANATDLPICVYDIPGRSGIPITSDTLRRLAELPTIQAVKDAKGNLGEGALLMQETGLAWYSGDDPLNLPWLSLGASGFISVVGHAAPRALADLYASFEEGDLARARDINVNVLTPLTHAQARLGGATMAKAALAMQGFEVGKPRLPIVPIEEHEMDALRIDMEKAGVLKE, encoded by the coding sequence ATGAGCACAGGTATGACAGCTAAGACAGGCGTCGAGACATTCGGTCGCGTTGGCGTCGCCATGGTTACCCCGTTTGACCACGATGGCGAGCTGGACGTTGAGACCGGTGTGCGCCTGGCCGTTCACCTCGTCGATAACGGTATTGATAACCTCGTCCTGGCAGGTACCACGGGCGAATCACCTACCACGACTGTTGCTGAAAAGCTGGAATTGCTCAAGGCCGTCAAAGCTGAAGTGGGGGACCGCGCAAAGATTTGCGCTGGTGCCGGCACCAACAACACCGCCGCCTCCGTTGAGTTGGCGCGTCAGTCCGCCGAAGCGGGTGCTGATTCGTTGCTCGTGGTGACCCCTTACTATTCAAAGCCATCCCAGGCTGGCGTGTATGCGCACTTTGAGGCCATTGCCAACGCTACGGATCTTCCCATCTGTGTCTATGACATTCCGGGCCGCTCGGGTATTCCAATCACCTCGGATACCCTTCGCCGTTTGGCCGAGCTGCCCACTATCCAGGCTGTCAAGGACGCTAAGGGGAACCTTGGCGAGGGTGCTTTACTCATGCAAGAAACCGGTTTGGCGTGGTACTCCGGTGATGATCCATTGAACTTGCCCTGGCTATCCCTGGGTGCTTCTGGTTTCATCTCCGTGGTTGGCCATGCGGCTCCGCGTGCCCTTGCTGATCTATATGCTTCTTTTGAAGAAGGTGACCTTGCGCGTGCAAGGGACATCAACGTTAACGTTCTCACCCCGCTGACCCATGCTCAGGCCCGCCTGGGCGGTGCAACTATGGCTAAGGCCGCACTGGCGATGCAGGGGTTTGAGGTGGGTAAGCCGCGTCTGCCGATTGTGCCAATTGAGGAACATGAGATGGACGCGCTCCGAATTGATATGGAAAAGGCTGGAGTCCTTAAAGAATGA
- the thyX gene encoding FAD-dependent thymidylate synthase yields the protein MAIAKDLDVQLIAATAFTPPRGVEWQVDPGTPDSQALVEFAGRACYESFHKPNPRTASNEAYLHHILEVGHDALLEHATATLYIRGISRSATHELVRHRHFSFSELSQRFVHSEEPEMVMPKAIAADESLSRLMTEAVDETRFVYDSLLQGLEEQLAGEPNALLRLKQARQAARSILPNATESRIVVTGNYRAWRGFIASRASEHADGEIRTVAIEALKLLRAQAPVLFDDFHITTLADGTEMASSPYA from the coding sequence ATGGCAATCGCTAAAGATTTAGACGTCCAGCTCATCGCGGCCACGGCATTTACCCCGCCGCGTGGCGTGGAATGGCAGGTGGATCCGGGCACGCCTGATTCCCAGGCGCTGGTCGAGTTTGCCGGCAGGGCGTGTTATGAGTCATTCCACAAGCCCAACCCGCGCACCGCCTCGAATGAGGCTTATCTACACCACATCTTGGAGGTGGGGCATGACGCGTTGCTAGAGCATGCCACGGCCACGCTGTACATTCGCGGTATCTCCCGTTCGGCCACCCATGAATTGGTCCGCCATCGCCATTTTTCCTTTTCCGAGCTGTCCCAACGCTTCGTGCATTCCGAAGAACCGGAAATGGTAATGCCCAAGGCCATCGCTGCGGATGAATCTTTGAGCCGCCTGATGACGGAGGCGGTGGATGAGACGCGCTTTGTCTATGATTCGTTGCTCCAAGGCCTAGAGGAGCAGCTGGCTGGCGAGCCCAATGCGCTGCTGCGCCTCAAGCAGGCGCGTCAGGCCGCGCGCTCAATCCTGCCGAACGCCACGGAGTCACGCATAGTAGTGACCGGAAATTACCGCGCGTGGCGCGGCTTCATCGCGTCTCGCGCGTCCGAGCACGCCGACGGCGAAATCCGAACCGTCGCAATCGAGGCGCTTAAATTACTGCGGGCTCAGGCACCGGTGCTTTTCGACGATTTTCACATCACCACCCTCGCCGACGGCACTGAGATGGCATCCTCCCCCTATGCCTAA
- the dapB gene encoding 4-hydroxy-tetrahydrodipicolinate reductase encodes MTIKVGVLGAKGRVGQAVVEGVNAAEDLELVATVGRGDSLDLLTMNGAEVVVDFTQPGVVMGNLEYCISKGIHCVVGTTGFDEERLAQVEEWTKAEGAGNVLIAPNFAISAVLTMVLARQAARYFETAEVVEYHHPTKLDAPSGTAIHTAQAIAAARSEAGLGDMPDATEQSLHGARGANVDGVPVHAVRTRGMVAHEEVIFGAQGQSLTIRQDSYDRTSFVPGVLVGVRQIANHPGLVVGLDSYMGL; translated from the coding sequence ATGACCATTAAGGTAGGCGTTCTGGGTGCAAAAGGCCGGGTAGGCCAGGCCGTGGTTGAGGGGGTAAATGCCGCCGAAGATCTGGAACTCGTAGCCACCGTTGGTCGCGGCGACTCACTGGATCTCCTGACCATGAATGGGGCTGAGGTTGTAGTGGATTTCACCCAGCCCGGAGTGGTGATGGGCAACCTTGAGTACTGCATCTCCAAGGGCATCCACTGCGTGGTGGGCACCACCGGATTTGACGAAGAGCGCCTGGCCCAGGTTGAGGAGTGGACCAAGGCCGAGGGTGCGGGAAACGTGCTCATCGCCCCTAACTTCGCAATCTCCGCGGTGCTGACAATGGTGCTGGCCCGTCAGGCGGCGAGGTACTTCGAGACTGCGGAGGTCGTTGAGTACCATCACCCAACCAAATTGGACGCGCCATCGGGCACCGCGATCCATACCGCGCAGGCTATCGCCGCGGCGCGCAGTGAGGCCGGCCTAGGGGACATGCCGGACGCCACCGAGCAGTCCCTGCACGGTGCGCGCGGGGCGAACGTGGATGGCGTCCCTGTCCACGCGGTGCGTACCCGCGGGATGGTCGCGCATGAAGAGGTCATCTTCGGTGCGCAAGGTCAGTCACTGACCATCCGCCAGGACTCATATGACCGCACCTCCTTCGTACCTGGAGTCCTAGTGGGCGTTCGCCAGATCGCCAATCACCCAGGGCTGGTCGTGGGCCTCGATAGCTACATGGGGCTGTAA
- a CDS encoding AEC family transporter: MSFVDLVAGAIIPVVALLAAGFILNTRFLPNRGLWHGLERLSYFVFTPALFISSISSADLTVVPFGSMLITLVVPLSLTALVIAALKRPLRATGPDLTSLIQGGIRMNTYMGLIISQAIGGSQGVAAFALACAVVVPTVNLISVTGLSIYGASPQGGRAGRPSVVASLAKNPFLLASLAGIALNVAPFDLPRVVAEPIALFAEPAMVIGTLVSGAALKFAVTSKEIVHISAASIIKLLLLPLATAAMGAALGLEGAALAAVVTITAIPTAPSAYVLATIMGGNARLMANITGVQTVLSIVTLPMLLFALL, translated from the coding sequence ATGAGCTTTGTGGATCTAGTGGCAGGCGCCATCATTCCCGTGGTGGCGCTCCTTGCCGCTGGATTCATTCTAAATACGCGATTTTTGCCAAATAGGGGGCTGTGGCACGGTCTTGAGAGACTGAGCTACTTTGTCTTCACCCCGGCGCTTTTCATTAGCTCCATCTCATCCGCGGATCTGACGGTGGTGCCCTTCGGCTCCATGCTGATAACGCTCGTTGTACCTTTGAGCCTTACCGCTTTGGTTATTGCGGCGCTCAAGCGTCCCCTGCGCGCCACGGGGCCGGATCTCACTTCCCTTATTCAGGGTGGTATCCGGATGAACACCTACATGGGATTGATTATCTCCCAGGCTATCGGCGGGTCCCAGGGGGTGGCCGCGTTCGCGCTTGCCTGTGCGGTGGTGGTACCTACGGTTAACCTGATTTCCGTCACCGGCCTGAGCATTTATGGGGCCAGCCCACAAGGAGGGCGGGCCGGCAGGCCATCCGTCGTGGCTAGCTTGGCTAAAAATCCATTCCTCCTGGCCTCCTTGGCGGGGATTGCGCTTAATGTGGCGCCTTTCGACCTACCGCGCGTGGTAGCAGAGCCTATTGCCCTATTTGCTGAGCCGGCCATGGTGATAGGAACGTTGGTCTCCGGCGCGGCGCTGAAGTTCGCCGTGACTAGCAAGGAGATAGTGCATATTAGCGCGGCCTCGATAATCAAGCTGCTGCTCCTCCCGCTTGCTACGGCCGCGATGGGGGCAGCGCTTGGCTTGGAAGGCGCCGCCTTGGCCGCGGTTGTCACGATCACCGCCATACCCACCGCGCCGTCTGCCTACGTCCTGGCGACCATTATGGGCGGAAATGCGCGCCTGATGGCCAACATCACCGGCGTGCAAACGGTGCTGTCTATCGTGACACTACCGATGCTGCTGTTCGCCTTGCTCTAG